The Chloroflexus aggregans DSM 9485 genome segment TGTTCGAGGGCAGCCGTAATGACCGACAGACCAATAATGGTGATTACCGCTGAATTGCTAAAACCGCTGAAGGCTTCTTGGGATGAGATGACACGAGTCACGCCAAGCGCGATTAAAACGAGCAGTGCGGCGAGATCGGGACGGAGGCGGCCACTGATGATGCAGCCGAGACCGGTTAGGGTAATGATGACCAAAAGGATTTCGGCCAAACTTAATGGAAAGAGTGACGTCATAACAGTCTGGGCATCGTTTGCAACTACTTCGCAAGTGCGATGATCACTACTCCGGCGCCGACTAACCCTATTCCCAACCATTCGCGCAATGAAGGCCGTTCGGCCAAAAAGATAACGGCAAAGATAGCAACCAGCACCACACTTAATTTGTCAATTGGTGCGACTTTCGCCGCATCACCTTGTTGCAATGCGCGAAAATAACAAACCCACGATGCACCGGTTGCCAATGCCGATAAAACAAGGAACCCGAGCGTTTTCGATCCTAACGTGAAAGGATTGGTCCATTTGCCGGTGAACCATACAAAACCTGTCAAAACTGCCACAATCACGATGGTACGGATTAGGGTTGCTAGATCGGAGTCAACGTCTTGAATACCGATTTTGGCCAAAATAGTCGTGAGGGCAGCAAACACGGCTGAGAGCAATGCCCATATGAGCCATCCATATGAGTCCATAACGTCTTCCTGCGATTATTGCTTCGTTACCAACGATGCGATCTCATCGCGGCGAACCGTCAGTGTGACCGCAAATTCGTTGATTGTAGCTACAAGATGAATCGGAATACTAATATCACAGTTTCCCCACCAATGGCCGCGATGCAACAGGATAGCGACAATTTGCCAATCAGCGTCGAGGTGCAAAGCACTCAATCGACCGATAAAGCCATCACTGGCTAATACACGCGCGTGGTGACGGAGGAGCGGCAAGTCAGTGATGGTCGACAGTTCTGGAGTGAGATGATATAGCTCAATCGGTTCGCTAAAAGGATCACACTCGGTGAATTCATCATCCGTTATCGTCAATGTGATGGTATTATCGGTGACGCTATCAATAGCCAATACCGGCACCAATCGCTCGGCTGCAAGTAGGCCTTGCTCTTGTACCAGAATAGAAGTGAGGCGTAGTGATGGACGATCAAAGAATACACCACTCACAACTCCGCAAGGTGTTGTGTGGCAGTACACGGTGGCATGAAGTGACAGCAACATGATCCCTCCCTATGAATTGGTTGTCCGATTCGATATCGCAAAGCTATGCCGTAACTCTTGTCCGCATGCCAGGATAACCACCGTGACCGGAACAGCAAAAAACACCCCCAATACACCACCGGTTTTCGCCCCTACGAACAAGGCAAGCAACATGAGCGCAGGATGGACACCGATGATCCGTCCGTAGAGTGCAGGGGCGATCACGTGTGATTCAAGTTCAACGACCACCACGTGAAAAACGATGACCCAGATCACCAACCATGGACTCACCGATAAGCTACTAATAACTGCTAATATGAGTGCGAAAGCACCACCCACATACGGTACGATCTCGAGTAAACCACCGACGATACCGATAGTGAGGGCGAAAGGGACGCCAAGTACGCTGAGCCCGATACTATACACAACTACAAAATAGAGAGCGATCAAGATTTGGGCCCAGATCCAGCGAGTTAAGCGGCGACGCAACCGTTCGATGAAATCTTGCAGTCGCGGTTGAACAGCGGCTGGAATCCAGCTTGCTATCAACCGTTTTGGCAAGCCGGGATCGGTAATGAACAAAAAGCTCAACACGGTCACGATGAGCAAATCGAGCAATAAACCACCGGTACCAAAAAGGATGCGAACCACTGAATCGATAACATTACCGAGTTGTTGACCGAGGTTGGGGATTGTACTCTGGTGCATGCTCAGTACTGTACTACCGATCACCGGTAGACCGGACACCCATGCGGTTACTTGTTGGAACAGGTGTGGTCCTTGGCTACGTAATGCTTGTGCTTCGATGCGGATCACCGGGATTAAAAGTTCGATCAGCGCGATCAACACTATACCACCGAGGATATACACGGCAAGAACGGTGATACCACGAGGCACATGCCAATGGGCCAATCGCTCGGCAATTGGAGCAATCGCCAAACTCAACAACGTAGCGCCAAAGAGGATACCAACCACTTCGAGCAACAGCGTCGCATAATGAATAATCAGCCAAGCAGCTACCACGGCACTGAGTAAACCAATCCAGCCGGCAATATGACGAATGACAAATCGGCTCATATCGTCAATACTCTCCGCGGACGCCGGATGCTTCGATCTGCACTGTGTAATCGCGTCCTTCCCACTGCTGCTGTTCGATCCAGTACAGCGTAAACACGATCTCAGTCGCAGGCGCCAACGTTTCGGTCGGTAAATCAGCGAAAAAGGTCCCTAGTCCGCTAGCAGCCGTCGTGGTATCGTGAATCGTCTGCCAGTGATCGGCGCTCCAGTGGATCATTGCAGCGGCATTCAGATCGATGCGTAACGTCATCCCTGCCACTATTCGTCGTCGTTTTTGGTTCGGACGCCAGATGGCAATTTTGCTCTGCACCTGCCGATCGAGATACCGCTGTGCGGTCACTCGTGGCATGTCAAACAGACGTTGGTCGGCAAGGGAACGACAAAGTTTAAGGTGTTCGGCATGAGCCCACGCGAGCGGCATGGCTGACCCCGCCGGCCGGCCCAAAAAAAGCTCTCGTTCGGGAATGTCGGCACTGTCCCAGACCTGTTCGGGAATGAAACCGCCTTCGTTCGCGAATGCTTCTAACGTTGTGAGCAGTCGTTTCGCCACTTCAACTCGTCCGGCTGCAAGTTCGTAGTGAGCGCGTTCACCGGTCAGTAACGGCCATCCACGACCGATACCGGTGCCGTCAAATGGAGCACCATCTTGATGTTCACCGTAACCATCGTCGGTGTACCGTCGCCACACCGGTCCACACGGTGTATCGATCTTCAATAGTGCGTCGATGACCTGTACTGTATTTACAATCCGTGGATCATGTGGGTCGCGCAAGCCGAAACGCACAAGGGCTAAAGCATCAGGACTGACGATATAGCTCAGCGGTGCATTGGCTTGATCGGGTGGACGATTCTTAATCGGCACGTAGCCTTGCATTGGTGAAGCCGCTTCGGCGACATCGGGTGGTGCAATCCGTACATAATACCCCGTTACTCCGACACGATGGGCAAGATCGGTTCCGGTCACGTAGCACCAGCGGTCAATATCGGCATTCCAGCTATCGGCTGTGGTGCGGAGATAGTCAGCGATAGTCGGTTCACCATACTGTTCGGCCAGTTCGGCGGTCACGAGCAGGGCAGCAATTTCCACTGCTAGTGTAAAGGGTGAGTAGCCGGCGTTTTCCTCCCAGCGATCTTGGGCGGTAACCGGTCCATTGCGAATAAGGAAACTCGCCGCGCGTCGAACCATTGACCAATAGCGGTAAACGGTAGCCGGATCAATCGCGCCAGTAGTGACTGCCAAGTCGAGGAGTAAGATAGGAAATGCCGTTTCGTCCATTTGAATACCGTTCCAGTACGGTATACCGTCGAGCCACATATTTTGCGGCCAGTGTCCATCGGGTTCTTGGGTAAGGGCAAGATAATTGAGAATACGCCGTGCATCATCATTGGCTCCGA includes the following:
- a CDS encoding EamA family transporter — protein: MDSYGWLIWALLSAVFAALTTILAKIGIQDVDSDLATLIRTIVIVAVLTGFVWFTGKWTNPFTLGSKTLGFLVLSALATGASWVCYFRALQQGDAAKVAPIDKLSVVLVAIFAVIFLAERPSLREWLGIGLVGAGVVIIALAK
- a CDS encoding AI-2E family transporter, with the protein product MSRFVIRHIAGWIGLLSAVVAAWLIIHYATLLLEVVGILFGATLLSLAIAPIAERLAHWHVPRGITVLAVYILGGIVLIALIELLIPVIRIEAQALRSQGPHLFQQVTAWVSGLPVIGSTVLSMHQSTIPNLGQQLGNVIDSVVRILFGTGGLLLDLLIVTVLSFLFITDPGLPKRLIASWIPAAVQPRLQDFIERLRRRLTRWIWAQILIALYFVVVYSIGLSVLGVPFALTIGIVGGLLEIVPYVGGAFALILAVISSLSVSPWLVIWVIVFHVVVVELESHVIAPALYGRIIGVHPALMLLALFVGAKTGGVLGVFFAVPVTVVILACGQELRHSFAISNRTTNS
- a CDS encoding glucan 1,4-alpha-glucosidase, encoding MTQTTVRYAPGWPGIPARWTSSAKTGIGTALNPASRVWFTISHGILNEIYYPRIDQACTRDCGLIVTDGHSFFSEEKRHTTSIVTMLAVGVPAYRLVNRCQQHRYQIEKMVITHPMYNAMLQQITFTPLQGSLDQYSVFVLLAPHIGNRGAENTAWIGDYKGLPMLFAERYGLALAVACSASWTARSVGFVGSSDGWQDLVRNYRLTTLYERAENGNVALTGGIDVMACHGQFTIAIGFGQTWAEAAWHARAALSDDFDSVCATYIQAWQAWQQTLTALTTIHQQVSAMVLRVHESKQFPGGSIASLSIPWGMAKGDDDLGGYHLVWPRDLVEIGGGLLAIGANDDARRILNYLALTQEPDGHWPQNMWLDGIPYWNGIQMDETAFPILLLDLAVTTGAIDPATVYRYWSMVRRAASFLIRNGPVTAQDRWEENAGYSPFTLAVEIAALLVTAELAEQYGEPTIADYLRTTADSWNADIDRWCYVTGTDLAHRVGVTGYYVRIAPPDVAEAASPMQGYVPIKNRPPDQANAPLSYIVSPDALALVRFGLRDPHDPRIVNTVQVIDALLKIDTPCGPVWRRYTDDGYGEHQDGAPFDGTGIGRGWPLLTGERAHYELAAGRVEVAKRLLTTLEAFANEGGFIPEQVWDSADIPERELFLGRPAGSAMPLAWAHAEHLKLCRSLADQRLFDMPRVTAQRYLDRQVQSKIAIWRPNQKRRRIVAGMTLRIDLNAAAMIHWSADHWQTIHDTTTAASGLGTFFADLPTETLAPATEIVFTLYWIEQQQWEGRDYTVQIEASGVRGEY